Proteins from a single region of Melanotaenia boesemani isolate fMelBoe1 chromosome 3, fMelBoe1.pri, whole genome shotgun sequence:
- the lrrn2 gene encoding leucine-rich repeat neuronal protein 2 — translation MSNDTKPSVRICSHISGPNDYFCIAIRKFSSPCLNQFPLHVRIMRPALVLLQSHCLLCVFSGVFVSIVVGSLPPALPWHVSCPLRCVCQIKPWFSPDSVYHEAPTVDCNDLLLTKLPLPIPPNTHTLRLQSNLLSVLDTAVLHGIPNLTDLDLSQNRFSHVRAVTHSSSMPSLLSLHLEENHLSHLPEASFSSLPALQELFLSHNNLHSIAPGAFAGLDSLLRLHINNNRLTTVDPRWFRTLPRLEVLMLGGNPVEALPERGFGALKSLRSLVLGGMGLRGLAEKALEGLEDLESLSFYDNLLSKVPSQALKRVPGLKFLDLNKNHIKLIETGDFQDMLHLKELGLNNMEELVSIEKAALENLPELTKLEITNNPRLSYIHPQAFVQLGRLESLMLNSNSLSALHQNIIISLPSLQEVSLHSNPLRCDCLFHWAAKDTSHLRLERDMKIKTQIPRVVRFIQPQATLCSEPPELRARRVREVSSGDMSSSCLPNIPASSLPSYVGVQEGSKLVLHCRALADPQPEMYWVTPSGLRLGASQSQSSKSFSAPDLCKNATMADRLNSPSASSVQYPQAQDDTSCQPSKDYQLLPEGTLEIRKITPKDAGLYTCVAENALGADTRSITVGVHNRGKNRKRAVATKPKKFEAIRLDARLGLREVGEHYAILSWQSRHNLPSTRLSWQAIHPNAYMPTYTTRILAGTQSFNLTHLQAETFYRVCLHLGISESSKHVSRRSRERPQCVTFRTKEATELLLGLQLNPQLTSTAVTLLLLALILLMAGQGWDTEPSEVGEKLHNTHHQDMKGPHTLIINQNTKENEEHQPNQSEKLLLNHIY, via the coding sequence ATGAGTAATGACACTAAACCATCTGTTAGAATTTGCTCACACATCTCTGGTCCAAATGATTACTTTTGTATCGCCATAAGAAAGTTTTCCTCACCTTGTCTGAATCAGTTCCCGTTACACGTGAGGATTATGAGGCCGGCTTTAGTGCTTCTACAGTCACattgtcttttgtgtgtgtttagtggtgtgtttgtgtccatTGTTGTGGGCTCGCTACCTCCTGCACTGCCATGGCATGTCTCTTGCCCactgaggtgtgtgtgtcagaTAAAGCCATGGTTCTCCCCTGATTCTGTCTACCATGAAGCTCCCACTGTGGACTGTAATGACTTGCTGTTGACCAAGCTCCCTTTGCCCAtacccccaaacacacacaccctacGTCTGCAGAGCAACCTCCTGTCAGTTCTGGACACTGCGGTGCTACATGGAATCCCCAATCTCACCGACTTAGACCTTTCCCAGAACCGCTTCAGTCATGTCAGGGCAGTAACTCATAGCTCCTCCATGCCATCGCTGTTGTCCCTACACCTGGAGGAAAATCATCTTAGTCACCTCCCCGAGGCTTCCTTCTCATCACTGCCAGCTTTGCAAGAACTCTTTCTCAGCCACAACAACTTACATTCAATAGCACCTGGGGCTTTTGCTGGTCTGGACTCCCTTCTTCGTCTCCATATAAACAACAACAGGCTCACTACTGTAGACCCTCGGTGGTTCAGGACTTTGCCTCGTTTGGAAGTTCTCATGCTTGGGGGCAACCCTGTGGAGGCTCTACCTGAGAGGGGCTTCGGGGCCCTAAAATCCCTCCGGAGCCTTGTGCTTGGTGGTATGGGTCTGAGAGGCTTGGCTGAGAAAGCTCTGGAAGGTCTAGAGGACCTGGAAAGCCTTTCCTTCTATgacaacctgctgtccaaagtTCCATCTCAAGCACTAAAGAGAGTGCCAGGACTGAAGTTCCTCGACCTCAACAAGAACCATATCAAACTGATTGAGACAGGAGACTTCCAAGATATGCTCCACCTGAAGGAACTCGGTCTGAACAACATGGAGGAGCTTGTGTCCATTGAAAAAGCCGCCCTGGAGAACCTCCCTGAGCTCACCAAGCTTGAGATCACCAACAACCCACGTCTGTCCTACATTCATCCTCAGGCTTTCGTCCAGCTTGGCAGGCTGGAGAGTCTAATGCTCAACTCCAATTCTCTGAGTGCTCTACACCAAAATATCATCATCTCCCTGCCAAGTCTTCAGGAGGTCAGCTTACATTCCAACCCACTGAGATGTGACTGCCTGTTTCACTGGGCTGCCAAGGACACCTCTCATCTTCGCTTGGAAAgggacatgaaaataaaaacacaaatacccCGAGTGGTGCGTTTTATCCAACCCCAGGCAACCTTGTGCTCTGAACCACCAGAACTGAGAGCACGCAGAGTGAGAGAGGTATCCTCAGGAGAcatgtcctcctcctgtctgccTAATATTCCTGCCAGCTCCCTTCCTTCCTATGTAGGGGTTCAGGAAGGAAGCAAACTGGTTTTGCACTGCCGAGCACTTGCAGATCCACAGCCTGAAATGTACTGGGTGACCCCTTCTGGCTTGAGACTTGGAGCTTCACAAAGCCAATCATCCAAAAGTTTCTCAGCTCCTGATCTCTGCAAGAATGCAACCATGGCTGATAGATTAAACAGTCCATCTGCCTCTAGTGTCCAGTACCCTCAGGCTCAAGATGATACTTCCTGCCAGCCCTCCAAAGACTACCAGCTACTGCCTGAGGGAACTCTGGAGATCAGGAAAATCACCCCTAAAGATGCAGGACTGTATACCTGTGTGGCTGAGAATGCACTGGGAGCAGATACACGAAGCATTACTGTGGGAGTGCACAATAgaggaaaaaatagaaagagGGCGGTGGCAACTAAACCGAAGAAATTTGAAGCAATTAGATTAGATGCCAGGTTAGGGTTAAGAGAGGTTGGAGAACACTATGCTATtttgtcctggcagagcagaCACAACCTCCCCTCGACTCGGCTATCCTGGCAGGCCATACACCCAAACGCCTACATGCCAACATACACCACACGCATCCTTGCTGGCACACAGAGCTTCAACTTGACTCACCTGCAAGCAGAGACATTTTACAGAGTGTGTCTGCACTTAGGGATTAGCGAGAGCAGCAAACACGTAAGCCGGAGATCAAGGGAAAGGCCTCAGTGTGTTACGTTTAGGACAAAGGAAGCCACAGAGCTTCTGCTTGGCTTGCAGCTCAACCCACAGCTGACCTCCACAGCTGTCACACTACTGCTCCTCGCACTTATACTGCTGATGGCAGGCCAGGGTTGGGACACTGAGCCCAGCGAGGTGGGAGAAAAGCTCCACAATACCCATCATCAAGACATGAAGGGTCCTCACACACTGATCATCaatcaaaacacaaaagaaaatgaggaaCATCAGCCAAATCAGAGTGAGAAACTGCTACTAAATCATATCTACTGA